In Streptomyces sclerotialus, the DNA window CTTCCAGGGCCTGCGGTTCATGGTCGCCGACATGGCCACCCAACTGGCGGCCGGGCGGGCGCTCTACCTCACCGCGGCCCGGCTGCGGGACGAAGGCCGCCCCTTCACCAAGGAAGCGGCCATGGCCAAGCTCTTCTGCACGGACGCGGCGATGCGCATCACCACCGACGCGGTCCAGCTCCTCGGCGGATACGGCTACACCGCCGACTTCCCGGTCGAGCGCTACATGCGCGAGGCGAAGGTCCTGCAGATCGTGGAAGGCACGAACCAGATCCAGCGCATGGTCATCGCACGGCAGCTGACGGGTCCGGAGGGCCGCTGACGGTACGGCACGCGCGGGCCGGGCGAACGGCCGGGGCGTACCGGAGGCAAAAGGTGTGCGAGTGAGTCGTACGGCTCACTCGCACGGTGATGTCGCGCGCCGGGGCGGATCAGAGACGCCGGCGCATCACGGGGATCCGCACCGGCCGGGAGCCGGGGCCGCCCACGTGGGAGAACGGCTGGGTGCGCCAGTTCAGGCCCTCCGGGAGGGTCAGGAGCATGCCGCTGTCCTGCTCCTGGGGGGCCAGCGCGTCGTCCGCCGAGGCCGTCTCGGACACGGCACGGCCGGAACCCTGGCAGACCGTCAGGCCGAAGGGGTTCCACGGCGAGGAGCAGACCGCGTGCTCGGGCAGCGTGTCCTCGTCGGCGAGCAGCGCGATCGGCTGTGCGCAGTCCGGGCAGCTGACCCGGTAGAGCTCGACGGTGTCAAAGGCGTCGTGGAAGTCGTCGTCGCGGAAACTGTCGCCCTCCTGGGCGGCGGTGTGCTCCAGCGTGGATTCCTGCTTCGGGCGTCGCATGATGTCCATCCCCCTCGGGTGGGCTGCGAGTAACCGCCATCTTCCTGTCTCGGGCGGCCTCGACCACCACGAGCATTTCCCTGCCTCTCCCGTGCATAATCTCAGCTTCGCTCCGGACACGGGGTGACGAGTGTGGCGTTCGTCACAGAGGGGGCGCGCGGTGTCCACGATCCGGCGCGAGCTGCGCCACAGCGCCCCGGCACAGTAGGTTGATCGTGTGGAGGAGCTGGACCGACAAATCGTGGATCTGCTCGTCAAGGACGGGCGGATGAGCTACACCGACCTGGGCAAGGCCACCGGCCTGTCCACCTCGGCGGTGCATCAGCGCGTGCGCAGACTGGAGCAGCGCGGCGTGATCCGCGGCTATGCCGCCATCGTCGACCCCGAAGCGGTGGGGCTGCCGCTGACCGCCTTCATCTCGGTCAAACCCTTCGACCCCAGCGCCCCGGACGACATCGCCGAGCGGCTGGCCGAGGTCCCCGAGCTGGAGGCCTGCCACAGCGTCGCGGGCGACGAGAACTACATCCTCAAGGTCCGGGTCGCGGCACCCCTGGACCTGGAGCACCTGCTCACCCGCATCCGCACGCTGGCCGGCGTCTCGACGCGCACGACCGTGGTGCTGTCCACGCCGTACGAAGCCCGGCCGCCCCGCATCTGAACCGAACCGCGGGACAGGGGCGCGGGGGCGGGGCCGCACGGATACGGCCACGCCGCGCCCACCCCGCGCGACCGCCGCGCACGCGCAGGGGCGAAACTGTCCGGTATGAGTGAACGCACATCCGTACCGGCCCCCGACCGCACCGTCCTGCTGCGCGGCGGCGAGGTCCACAGCCCCGCCGACCCCTTCGCCACCGCCATGGTCGTCGAAGGCGGATCGGTCGCCTGGGTCGGCTCGGAGGGCGCCGCCGACTCCTTCGCCGACGGAGTCGACGAGGTGATCGACCTCCACGGCGCGCTCGTCACCCCCGCGTTCACTGACGCACATGTGCACACCACCGCCACGGGCCTCGCGCTGACCGGCCTGGACCTCAGCGGCACCCGCTCCCTCGCGGACGCCCTGGAGCGCATCCGCTCCTTCGCCGCCGACCGTCCCGCCGACCGCGTCCTCCTCGGCCACGGCTGGGACGCCACCGCCTGGCCCGAAGGCCGCCCCCCGTCCCGCACCGAGCTGGACGCGGCCGCCGGCGGCCGCCCGCTCTACCTCAGCCGCATCGACGTGCACTCCGCCGTGGTCACCACCGCACTCCAGGACCTCGTCCCCGGCCTGCGCGAACGCGCCGGTTTCGACCCCGCGGGGCCGCTCACCGCCGACGCCCACCACGCCGTGCGCGAGGCGGCGTACGACACCGTCACCCCGGCTCAGCGCGCCGCCGCGCAGGCCGCAGCGCTCGCACACGCCGCGTCCCTCGGCATCGGCACCGTCCACGAATGCGCAGGCCCTGACATCTCCGGCGAGGACGACCTCGTCGCACTGCTCGCCCGGGCCGCCGAGGGCGACGGGCCGCGCGTCGTCGGCTACTGGGGCGAACTCGTCACCACCGCAAAGGACGCGGAGCGGATCAGGGAACTGGGCGCCGTCGGCGCGGCAGGCGACCTCTTCGCCGACGGCTCACTCGGCTCGCACACCG includes these proteins:
- a CDS encoding amidohydrolase; the encoded protein is MSERTSVPAPDRTVLLRGGEVHSPADPFATAMVVEGGSVAWVGSEGAADSFADGVDEVIDLHGALVTPAFTDAHVHTTATGLALTGLDLSGTRSLADALERIRSFAADRPADRVLLGHGWDATAWPEGRPPSRTELDAAAGGRPLYLSRIDVHSAVVTTALQDLVPGLRERAGFDPAGPLTADAHHAVREAAYDTVTPAQRAAAQAAALAHAASLGIGTVHECAGPDISGEDDLVALLARAAEGDGPRVVGYWGELVTTAKDAERIRELGAVGAAGDLFADGSLGSHTAHLCSPYADAAHSGNALLDADTVAAHVAACTEAGLQAGFHAIGDAGLDAVVNGVRAAAGRVGLDRVRAARHRIEHCEMLTPDTVAGFAELALTASVQPAFDALWGGPDGMYATRLGADRARTLNPYAALLKAGVPLALGSDSPVTPLDPWGTIRAAVFHRTPEHGISARAAFTAHTRGGWRAVGRDDAGVLVPGAPADYAIWRTGELIVQAPDERVERWSTDPRSGTPGLPDLTPGRELPQCLRTVVGGRTVFQRPNE
- a CDS encoding Lrp/AsnC family transcriptional regulator, yielding MEELDRQIVDLLVKDGRMSYTDLGKATGLSTSAVHQRVRRLEQRGVIRGYAAIVDPEAVGLPLTAFISVKPFDPSAPDDIAERLAEVPELEACHSVAGDENYILKVRVAAPLDLEHLLTRIRTLAGVSTRTTVVLSTPYEARPPRI